From the genome of Oscillospiraceae bacterium:
AATTTTTCTCCTCTCTCTCAAGCCGCGTCTCCCACGCGGCAATGCTTACAAGCTCCCGCAAGGGATTTTTATTACACTTTCACAATCTTTCTTCCTATTTTCTATAAAGCTATTTTCTATAAAGAAACGGCCGTCGGATTCCAAAAACCGTCAGCCGCTTTTTGTATAGAGATTTCATAAAATGCGTGCATTTTTGACAATATTATTGTATAATCAATCTTGTCAGGGATTTGGAAATAGGAAAGGGGTTTTTTTGATGTCACATCGCATCATTTCGATCAGCCGGCAGTTTGGCAGCGGCGGCCACGAAATCAGCGAAAAACTTGCGCAGAAACTGGGTCTGCCTTTTTATGACAAAGAGCTGATTACCCGCGCCGCCCGTGAAAGCGGCCTAAGTGTGGATACACTGAAAGCATCTGACGAGCGCTACGACTCTGCCACACCACAGGATGAGCGCAAAACCTATTTTGGCCTTTCCAACAGCGACACTTTGTTTGTTGCGCAGGCAAAAATCATTCGCAAAATTGCTTACCAAGAGGACTGTATCATCATAGGCCGCTGTTCTGATGTCATTTTGCTGGATGAAGACGTCGACCTGCTGCGGGTCTTTATCCATGCACCACTGCAGGACCGCATTCAGCGCATTCGCCGCATTCACAGCTGCTCTGTACAGGACGCTCAGCTGATGATCCGCAAAAGCGACCAGGAACGCCGTAAATACTACAGCTGCTATACCGAAAAAGCCTGGGGTGCACAGGAAAACTATGATGTTTCCCTTAGCAGCGCTTATTGGGGCATTGACCGCTGTGTAAACCTGCTGGCAGATACTGCCGCCCTTCTGTAAAAGGATTCTGCCCTTTTACAAACGCCTGATTGGTCTGACAAATAAAAAATAAAAGGGCCATACCCGAAAGGATTCACAGGGTATGGCCCTTTTTGTTTATGCTTGATTCCTTGAATTATAAATTATAAATTGAAAGCGATCAATGCAGCGCCCAGTGCCCCGCAGAGCTGATGCTCCGGCAGCACCACAAGCGGCGCGTCCAGTTTTTCTTCCAGTGCTTTCACGACACCGCGGTTTGACGCCACACCGCCAGTCATCATAAAGCGCTGCTGCGGATTGACACGGGCTGCCAACGTCGCGGCCTTAGCGGCAACTGCCTCATTCAGGCCATGCACAATATCGGCCGTCTGCTTATTTTTCGCCACCAAAGAAACCACTTCGCTCTCGGCAAAGACCGTACACATGCTACTGATAACGATATCCTCTTTCCAGTGCAGACCACATTCGCTCATTTCTTCCATAGAAAGCTGCAGCGCATGCGCCATCATCTCAAGGAAGCGCCCAGTGCCTGCGGCGCATTTATCATTCATTACAAAGCTTTCCACAATACCGCTGTCATTCAGACGAATGGCCTTGCTGTCCTGACCGCCAATGTCGATAATCGTACGCACAGAGGGATCTAAGAAGTAGGCGCCTTTCGCGTGGCAAGTAATTTCGGTAACATCGCGGCCGCCGGCACCAATATAGGCACGGCCATAGCCGGTGGCAACGATCTCCTCCAGCTGACTACGGGAAAGGTGCGCCTGCTGCAGCGCCTGCTGCAGTGCTGTATGCGCCCCAAGCGCAGCGCGGGCACCGGTTGGCACAATCGCGCTACCGCAGATTTTTCCGTCATTATTCAAAATTACCACGTTGGTACTGGTCGAGCCGCTGTCAATGCCTGCCGCATAGTGCGCCCCGGCTGTGAAAGTAACAGGTGCTTTCTGCTTTTTTTCAGAGTGAAAGTTTTCTGCAAACGCCTGTACCCGCGTACGCAGCTGCCCTTCTGCGCCAGCAGTGCCATCG
Proteins encoded in this window:
- a CDS encoding acyl-CoA dehydratase activase, coding for MIAYTCKYTPIELFAGFGEMPEQLNPTAENLEEADRLSHRNLCSFSRALLQTCREHDTQKLVLTSCCDSMRRVGDVLHAADPNAFLYILDLPHSDGPCAQKRYAAELRRLIDAYSQKYQVPFDLQKCRAAFLQETDAEKEDYFALLGARSNAGLLQMLQQELPLPVRDRTCVENRRLPAPPAGQNLEEFLLWYAGALLGQLPCMRMTEISQRRVLLEDPHLKGILYHTLKFCDYYGFEYAALQQETRLPLLKLETDGTAGAEGQLRTRVQAFAENFHSEKKQKAPVTFTAGAHYAAGIDSGSTSTNVVILNNDGKICGSAIVPTGARAALGAHTALQQALQQAHLSRSQLEEIVATGYGRAYIGAGGRDVTEITCHAKGAYFLDPSVRTIIDIGGQDSKAIRLNDSGIVESFVMNDKCAAGTGRFLEMMAHALQLSMEEMSECGLHWKEDIVISSMCTVFAESEVVSLVAKNKQTADIVHGLNEAVAAKAATLAARVNPQQRFMMTGGVASNRGVVKALEEKLDAPLVVLPEHQLCGALGAALIAFNL
- a CDS encoding cytidylate kinase-like family protein; protein product: MSHRIISISRQFGSGGHEISEKLAQKLGLPFYDKELITRAARESGLSVDTLKASDERYDSATPQDERKTYFGLSNSDTLFVAQAKIIRKIAYQEDCIIIGRCSDVILLDEDVDLLRVFIHAPLQDRIQRIRRIHSCSVQDAQLMIRKSDQERRKYYSCYTEKAWGAQENYDVSLSSAYWGIDRCVNLLADTAALL